From the genome of Thermoplasmata archaeon:
AGAGAAGTCTGCCCGCGAGGACTCGGTCAAGAAGAGTCGCTCGACTCTCACGGGAAAGCTCCTCGAGCAGCTAGGCCCCTTCCTTCCAGATTTCCGATACGACCCGACAGAGGTCCGGTTCATTGGTTCCCCTGTGGATTGCCTGATTTTCGTCGGGGCAAGTGCAGAGGAATGCAAGGAAGTTGTATTCCTAGAAATCAAGAGCGGTCGAAGCAAA
Proteins encoded in this window:
- a CDS encoding Holliday junction resolvase-like protein, whose product is MVDVLLVAIVLVSVAVSLVAGYAIGKALTTRGLELEYQEREKSAREDSVKKSRSTLTGKLLEQLGPFLPDFRYDPTEVRFIGSPVDCLIFVGASAEECKEVVFLEIKSGRSKKSKVQRRIREAVEQSRVRREEYRIPESQPSS